GACCGCCCCTTCACGACCGCACCCTTCGTCCCCGCCCCTGGCCCCGGCCCGAGCCGGCGGGCCCCGGCAAGTCGCCTTCCGGCGCCGGACATTGACCGGGGTGAGCAGGCTGCGCGTCTACTACAGTGCGGTGTGGGCCGTGACTGGCGCTGAGGTGGAGCACCACCGGGGAGCGGTCTGACGAGACGTCGTTGCCGTGCGCCTGGGCGAGTGGTCGGCCACACCCGGAGGCAACGATGTCCGCGACTCAGACGGCCCAGCTCATGGACGGCACCGGTCTTGCCGGACGCATCGTCGAAGAGGCTGCCGCCAGGGCGGCACAGATCTCACAGCACACGGGGACCAGCCCCTGCCTGGCGACGGTGCTGGTGGGGGAGGACCCCGCGTCGGTCACCTACGTCCGGATGAAACGGGCGCGGTGCGCGAAGGCGGGTATCCGGTCCCGGCACATCGCTCTGCCCGCCGCCACCACGACCGCCGAGCTGATCGACACCCTCGCCGGCCTGTCCGACGATCCGGACGTGCACGGCATCCTGCTCCAGCATCCCTGCGGCCCGCACATCGACGAGCGAGCGGCGTTCGAGGCCATCGCTCCGCACAAGGACGTCGACGGGGTCACGGCACATTCCTTCGCCGCCATGAGCTTCGGGCTGCCGGGCTTCGTGTCCTGCACCCCGGGCGGCATCATGCGACTGCTGGAGGCCTACGACGTCGACCTCACCGGCCGGCGTGCCGCCGTGGTGGGCCGCAGCGCGATCCTCGGCAAACCGGTGGGGATGCTCCTGCTCGCCCGGGACGCAACGGTGACCTACTGCCACTCCCGCACGGCGGACCTGCCGGACATCATCCGGGAAGCGGATGTCGTGGTGGCGGCCGTGGGACGGCCCCGGCTGATCCGGGGTGAGGACATCAAGCCCGGCGCGGTGGTGATCGACGCCGGCTACAACCGGGGCAACGTGGGCGACGTGGACTTCGACGCCGCCCTGACCCG
The sequence above is a segment of the Streptomyces asoensis genome. Coding sequences within it:
- a CDS encoding bifunctional 5,10-methylenetetrahydrofolate dehydrogenase/5,10-methenyltetrahydrofolate cyclohydrolase codes for the protein MSATQTAQLMDGTGLAGRIVEEAAARAAQISQHTGTSPCLATVLVGEDPASVTYVRMKRARCAKAGIRSRHIALPAATTTAELIDTLAGLSDDPDVHGILLQHPCGPHIDERAAFEAIAPHKDVDGVTAHSFAAMSFGLPGFVSCTPGGIMRLLEAYDVDLTGRRAAVVGRSAILGKPVGMLLLARDATVTYCHSRTADLPDIIREADVVVAAVGRPRLIRGEDIKPGAVVIDAGYNRGNVGDVDFDAALTRARLITPVPGGVGPMTIAVLLAQTVDAAADQLGIEHH